Proteins encoded within one genomic window of Cryptosporangium aurantiacum:
- a CDS encoding ABC transporter ATP-binding protein yields the protein MTEAGEGALAVTTAGLTKQFRSGQVAVDRLDLAVPTGSVYGFLGPNGSGKTTTIRMLLGLVRPTAGSHRLLDGRMPEDAAAVLPRVGALVEGPAFYPHLSGLDNLRRLDAVDGTADPATSAERIGAALDRVGLTPAGKKRYRAYSLGMRQRLGLAATLLRPRELLILDEPTNGLDPQGTREVRTLVADLAASGATVLLSTHLLAEVEQICTHVGVVHRGRLVAQGPLAELRGSTAPRVEIETDRPADAVATVRRLALTDVLADGRRVSAALGDLPSDRVVAALVYDGVPVQGFRVVVPDLEEVFVGLTGEGFDVSA from the coding sequence ATGACCGAAGCCGGTGAGGGTGCTCTCGCGGTCACCACCGCGGGGTTGACCAAGCAGTTCCGAAGCGGGCAGGTCGCCGTCGACCGGCTCGACCTCGCGGTGCCGACCGGGTCGGTCTACGGGTTCCTCGGCCCGAACGGGTCGGGAAAGACGACGACGATCCGGATGCTGCTGGGGCTGGTGCGGCCGACCGCGGGCTCGCACCGGCTGCTCGACGGCCGGATGCCCGAGGACGCCGCGGCGGTGCTGCCCCGGGTGGGTGCGCTGGTCGAGGGACCGGCGTTCTATCCGCACCTGTCGGGGCTCGACAATCTCCGCCGCCTGGACGCGGTCGACGGCACCGCCGATCCGGCGACCTCCGCGGAACGGATCGGGGCGGCACTGGACCGGGTCGGCCTCACCCCCGCCGGAAAGAAGCGTTACCGCGCCTACTCGCTGGGCATGCGTCAGCGGCTGGGGCTGGCCGCGACGCTGCTCCGGCCGCGTGAGCTGCTGATCCTCGACGAGCCGACGAACGGCCTGGATCCGCAGGGCACCCGGGAAGTGCGGACGCTGGTCGCCGACCTCGCGGCGTCCGGAGCGACCGTTCTGCTCTCCACGCACCTGCTGGCCGAGGTGGAACAGATCTGCACGCACGTCGGCGTCGTGCACCGCGGGCGCCTGGTCGCGCAGGGTCCGCTCGCCGAGCTGCGGGGCAGCACCGCGCCGCGGGTCGAGATCGAGACCGACCGCCCGGCGGACGCGGTCGCGACCGTGCGCCGGCTGGCGCTCACCGACGTCCTGGCCGACGGTCGGCGGGTGAGCGCCGCACTCGGCGACCTGCCGTCGGATCGGGTCGTGGCGGCGCTGGTCTACGACGGCGTGCCGGTGCAGGGCTTCCGGGTCGTGGTGCCTGATCTGGAAGAGGTCTTCGTCGGGCTCACCGGGGAGGGTTTTGATGTCAGTGCGTGA
- a CDS encoding ABC transporter permease, which translates to MSVREPDASYALVPGAFVPLKRATVTVPAQARSVRGGHPVGRLFRSELRLMFGRRRNLAALGMLAAVPVVVAVAVRWSGPAGGGEGPAFLALINGNGLFVALTALAVALPLFLPLAISAIAADTIAGEASLGTLRYLLTVPVSRTRLLLVKFAAVVTYTFVGVTLIAAVGAGIGVLLFGGGPAALLSGAQVGFGSGLARLALVCLYLTACLVALVAVGLFVSTLTEQPIGATIAVVATAVTCEVLDAVPQLAAVHPYLLTHHWTTFGELLRDPINYGPLVSGLLSAAVYTAVFGSAAWARFGSRDVTA; encoded by the coding sequence ATGTCAGTGCGTGAGCCGGACGCCTCGTACGCCCTGGTCCCAGGGGCTTTTGTGCCTCTCAAGCGGGCCACGGTCACGGTGCCCGCGCAGGCCCGCAGCGTCCGCGGCGGGCATCCGGTCGGCCGGTTGTTCCGTTCCGAGTTGCGGTTGATGTTCGGACGTCGCCGCAACCTGGCCGCGCTCGGCATGCTCGCGGCCGTCCCGGTCGTCGTCGCGGTCGCGGTCCGGTGGTCAGGACCTGCGGGCGGCGGTGAGGGACCGGCGTTCCTCGCGCTGATCAACGGCAACGGGCTGTTCGTCGCGCTGACCGCGCTCGCGGTGGCGCTGCCGCTGTTCTTGCCGCTCGCGATCTCCGCGATCGCGGCCGACACGATCGCCGGCGAGGCGAGCCTCGGCACGCTGCGGTACCTGCTGACCGTGCCGGTGAGCCGGACCCGGCTGCTGCTGGTGAAATTCGCCGCGGTCGTCACGTACACGTTCGTCGGGGTCACGCTGATCGCGGCGGTCGGTGCGGGCATCGGCGTGCTGCTGTTCGGGGGCGGCCCGGCCGCGCTGCTGTCCGGGGCGCAGGTCGGCTTCGGCAGCGGGCTGGCACGGCTGGCCCTGGTCTGCCTCTACCTGACCGCGTGCCTGGTCGCGCTCGTCGCCGTCGGCCTGTTCGTCTCGACGCTCACCGAGCAGCCGATCGGCGCCACGATCGCGGTGGTGGCGACGGCGGTGACCTGCGAGGTCCTCGACGCGGTCCCGCAGCTCGCCGCGGTGCACCCCTACCTGCTGACGCACCACTGGACGACGTTCGGCGAGCTGCTGCGCGATCCGATCAACTACGGGCCGCTGGTCTCCGGCCTGCTGAGCGCCGCCGTCTACACCGCGGTGTTCGGTTCGGCGGCGTGGGCACGCTTCGGCTCCCGGGACGTCACCGCCTAG